A region from the Planctomycetota bacterium genome encodes:
- a CDS encoding citrate synthase has protein sequence MTVSTPKSAPGPSTPWPGTRSAGVARLEMGGRALDLPVVVGTEGEQALDIAKLRAQTGAITLDEGYVNTGSTVSAITFLDGERGILRYRGYPIEALAEKCDFVEVSYLLIYGKLPTADELEQFRRSLSHHTMIHEDMRSFYGGFPRDAHPMATLGSVVGALSTFYQDSLDVHDPRQVEISVHRLLAKLPTIAAYAHKKSIGQPLIYPRNDLSYCENFLQMMFAVPCEEYHVDPDFADALDTLLIVHADHEQNCSTSTVRMVGSSDANLFASISAGICALWGPLHGGANQACVEMLERIVAEGGDVKKCVDLAKKKDSGFRLMGFGHRVYKNYDPRARLIKSICDRLLAKIARHDPIFDIAQQLEEVALADDYFIERKLYPNVDFYSGVIYRAMGIPVQMFTVLFAMGRLPGWIAHWMEMHRSPTKKICRPRQVYTGETLRDFVPIGQRT, from the coding sequence ATGACCGTGTCCACGCCCAAATCCGCGCCCGGGCCCTCGACTCCCTGGCCGGGCACCCGGTCCGCGGGGGTGGCCCGTCTCGAGATGGGCGGCCGGGCGCTCGACCTTCCCGTCGTCGTCGGAACCGAGGGGGAGCAGGCGCTCGACATCGCCAAGCTCCGCGCCCAGACCGGGGCGATCACCCTCGACGAGGGCTACGTCAACACCGGCTCGACGGTCAGTGCGATCACGTTCCTCGACGGCGAGCGGGGGATCCTCCGCTACCGCGGGTACCCGATCGAGGCCCTCGCCGAGAAGTGCGACTTCGTCGAGGTCAGCTACCTGCTGATCTACGGCAAGCTGCCCACGGCGGACGAGCTCGAGCAGTTCCGCCGGTCGCTGTCGCACCACACGATGATCCACGAGGACATGCGGAGCTTCTACGGGGGCTTTCCCCGGGATGCCCACCCGATGGCCACGCTCGGCAGCGTCGTCGGAGCGCTGTCGACCTTCTACCAGGACTCGCTCGACGTCCATGACCCGCGGCAGGTCGAGATCAGCGTCCACCGGCTGCTCGCCAAGCTGCCGACGATCGCGGCCTACGCCCACAAGAAATCGATCGGCCAGCCCCTCATCTACCCGCGCAACGATCTCAGCTACTGCGAGAACTTCCTCCAGATGATGTTCGCGGTGCCGTGCGAGGAGTACCACGTCGACCCCGACTTCGCCGACGCCCTCGACACGCTCCTGATCGTGCACGCCGACCACGAGCAAAACTGCTCGACGTCGACGGTCCGGATGGTCGGGTCGAGCGACGCCAACCTGTTCGCGAGCATCTCGGCGGGGATCTGTGCGCTGTGGGGGCCGCTCCACGGCGGTGCCAACCAGGCGTGCGTCGAGATGCTCGAACGGATCGTGGCCGAGGGAGGCGACGTGAAGAAATGCGTCGATCTCGCCAAGAAGAAGGACTCCGGCTTCCGCCTCATGGGGTTCGGCCACCGCGTCTACAAGAACTACGATCCGCGTGCCCGCCTCATCAAGTCGATCTGCGACCGGTTGCTCGCCAAGATCGCCCGCCACGACCCGATCTTCGACATCGCCCAGCAGCTCGAGGAAGTGGCTCTCGCCGACGACTATTTCATCGAGCGGAAGCTCTATCCCAACGTCGACTTCTACTCCGGCGTGATCTACCGGGCGATGGGCATCCCCGTGCAGATGTTCACGGTGCTGTTCGCGATGGGGCGGCTGCCGGGGTGGATCGCCCACTGGATGGAGATGCATCGCTCGCCGACGAAGAAGATCTGCCGGCCGCGACAGGTGTACACCGGCGAGACGCTCCGCGATTTCGTGCCGATCGGCCAGCGGACCTGA
- a CDS encoding nucleoside deaminase, whose product MILPGQSPHDRFMALALDEARRAADEDEVPVGAVVVAGGRVIASAHNQREQLADPTAHAEMIALTQAAAALGTWRLEGCTLYVTLEPCPMCAGAILQARVPEVVWGAADPKAGAVASLYRLFEDPRLNHRVTHTGLVMADACSAILSAFFRGKRGPRG is encoded by the coding sequence ATGATCCTGCCCGGGCAGTCCCCCCACGACCGCTTCATGGCGCTGGCGCTCGACGAGGCCCGCCGTGCCGCCGACGAGGACGAAGTTCCGGTCGGCGCCGTGGTCGTGGCCGGCGGGCGCGTGATCGCAAGCGCGCACAACCAGCGCGAGCAGCTCGCCGACCCGACGGCCCACGCGGAGATGATCGCGCTGACGCAGGCCGCCGCGGCGCTGGGCACGTGGCGGCTCGAGGGCTGCACGCTGTACGTGACACTCGAACCGTGCCCGATGTGCGCTGGCGCCATCCTCCAGGCGCGGGTGCCCGAGGTCGTCTGGGGCGCGGCCGACCCCAAGGCCGGGGCCGTCGCCTCGCTGTACCGGCTGTTCGAGGATCCCCGGCTCAACCACCGGGTCACCCACACCGGCCTGGTGATGGCCGACGCCTGCAGCGCGATCCTGTCGGCGTTCTTCCGCGGCAAGCGTGGCCCACGCGGCTGA
- a CDS encoding serine/threonine protein kinase, whose translation MPSRWPTGAVLPPIPLLASIMDLRRLFAWFGGRGSAAPAKPAASGGAAADRRRRGKVDVWRRYEALHHSISGTMSSFYKVRDRETREILGLKILDPKKVGPIEGRYKGLGKPSEGEIGSRITGHHIVRTIDWGTTKDGSAFVVEEFLDGQLLHGLLSTKRLLPPARRVDLVRQAATAVATVHKAGFVHRDICPRNFILGTDGRLVLFDFGLTVPDKPVFLQPGNRIGTPNYMAPEVVRRRQADRRLDVFSFGVTAYEICTLELPWPRGTSGRAALQHDTTPQDIREHWPDIPPALGKAIMACVEPDLAKRTATIDDFLARIATIDASALDAGEG comes from the coding sequence ATGCCGTCGCGGTGGCCGACCGGTGCCGTCCTTCCCCCGATCCCCTTGCTCGCGAGCATCATGGACCTTCGTCGCCTGTTCGCGTGGTTCGGTGGACGCGGCTCGGCGGCGCCGGCCAAACCGGCCGCATCCGGCGGGGCGGCAGCCGATCGCCGACGACGCGGCAAGGTCGACGTCTGGCGGCGCTACGAGGCGCTGCACCACAGCATCTCGGGAACGATGTCCAGTTTCTACAAGGTGCGCGACCGGGAGACCCGCGAGATCCTCGGCCTCAAGATCCTCGATCCGAAGAAGGTGGGGCCGATCGAGGGGCGCTACAAGGGCCTGGGAAAACCTTCCGAGGGGGAGATCGGCTCCCGGATCACCGGCCACCACATCGTCCGCACGATCGACTGGGGAACGACCAAGGACGGCAGCGCCTTCGTGGTCGAGGAGTTCCTCGACGGGCAACTGCTCCACGGCCTGCTCTCGACCAAGCGTCTGCTGCCCCCGGCACGCCGCGTGGACCTCGTCCGCCAGGCGGCGACCGCGGTGGCCACCGTGCACAAGGCCGGCTTCGTGCACCGCGACATCTGCCCGCGCAACTTCATCCTCGGCACCGACGGCCGCCTCGTGCTGTTCGACTTCGGCCTGACGGTGCCCGACAAGCCGGTGTTCCTTCAGCCCGGGAATCGGATCGGGACGCCCAACTACATGGCTCCGGAGGTGGTCCGCCGGCGTCAGGCCGATCGCCGGTTGGACGTGTTTTCGTTCGGCGTCACCGCCTACGAGATCTGCACGCTCGAGTTGCCTTGGCCACGGGGCACCTCCGGTCGGGCGGCCCTCCAGCACGACACCACGCCGCAGGACATCCGCGAGCACTGGCCCGACATCCCACCGGCGCTCGGCAAGGCGATCATGGCGTGCGTCGAACCGGATCTGGCGAAGCGCACCGCCACGATCGACGATTTCCTGGCGCGCATCGCCACCATCGATGCCTCGGCCCTGGACGCAGGCGAGGGGTGA
- a CDS encoding small basic protein — protein MTMDKSLRVRKGSTSARGVLSRAERITKLKELDRFEAGRSPLGLPKVRVYKMVMKKKKAKKEEGAEGAAAPKAGAAKAAAKPAAAAAAKKK, from the coding sequence ATGACGATGGACAAGAGCCTGCGCGTCCGCAAAGGATCGACGTCGGCCCGTGGCGTGCTGTCGCGCGCCGAGCGGATCACCAAGCTCAAGGAACTCGACCGCTTCGAGGCGGGGCGGAGCCCCCTCGGCCTGCCCAAGGTGCGGGTCTACAAGATGGTGATGAAGAAGAAGAAGGCGAAGAAGGAGGAGGGGGCGGAGGGAGCCGCAGCCCCGAAGGCCGGCGCCGCCAAGGCAGCGGCCAAGCCGGCAGCCGCGGCCGCCGCGAAGAAGAAGTGA